The proteins below come from a single Thermanaerothrix sp. genomic window:
- a CDS encoding type I restriction-modification system subunit M N-terminal domain-containing protein produces the protein MENGQLTWITNFIWSIADDVLRDIYVRGKYRDVILPMTVIRRFDAVLEPTKQAVLDMKAQLDKAGIVDQRLALRQAAGQAFYNTSPFTLRDLRARSSRQQLEADFRAYLDGFSSNVQEIIDNF, from the coding sequence GTGGAAAACGGCCAGCTAACGTGGATTACCAATTTCATCTGGAGCATCGCTGATGATGTGTTGCGGGACATTTACGTGCGTGGTAAGTATCGTGACGTTATTCTGCCGATGACCGTTATCCGACGGTTCGATGCGGTGCTGGAGCCCACAAAGCAGGCTGTGCTGGATATGAAAGCCCAGCTCGATAAGGCTGGCATTGTTGATCAGCGTTTAGCCCTGCGACAGGCGGCGGGGCAGGCTTTCTACAACACCTCGCCGTTCACTTTGCGGGATCTTCGGGCGCGCTCAAGCCGCCAGCAACTGGAGGCGGATTTTCGCGCCTACCTCGATGGCTTTTCGTCCAATGTACAGGAAATCATTGATAACTTCTAA
- a CDS encoding acyl-CoA thioesterase/BAAT N-terminal domain-containing protein translates to MRQEHLAFLVLLLCGFAFVFPGAAFGGAGGASGGDVGQGNGSMEPGGRTARLEVEPPAALSGEPWRIRVTGIAPGAPVRLVAAQEDGYGVRWESSALFNADHHGVVDPALQSPISGSYEGVDPAGLFWSMVPVSGDSAGAFGKSLAPQRITVSAEAQGVALSRTVERLLMLPGVQRVEVRDGGVVGTLFLPHGEGRRPALIVLSGSEGGTYEPAAAIYASHGYVTLALAYFGMEGLPPALVEIPLETVGRAIEWLKAHPRVKGDAIGLWGASKGAELALVAASYYPEVKAVVAKSPSAVVFEGTGPEMGRNHRSSWSVKGEPLAFVPIVFNQELSESFFAAMAKKQPWATAPMYEYALQDKDAVESAAIEVERINGPVLLVSGGQDGVWPAGRMSQMIMERLRSKGHPFPDVRLHYEVAGHQISAPYSPTTVNWLQIPGAFAEDLGGSPEGNARAAMDSWPKILEFLRRHLGGGN, encoded by the coding sequence ATGAGGCAGGAACATTTGGCTTTCCTGGTTTTGTTGTTGTGCGGCTTTGCCTTCGTGTTTCCCGGCGCGGCCTTTGGGGGTGCGGGGGGAGCCTCTGGCGGGGATGTAGGCCAGGGGAATGGTTCTATGGAGCCGGGGGGCCGTACCGCAAGGCTTGAGGTTGAGCCCCCGGCGGCCCTTTCCGGCGAACCCTGGCGCATAAGGGTGACTGGTATAGCCCCCGGCGCGCCGGTAAGGCTGGTTGCCGCCCAGGAGGACGGGTACGGCGTCCGGTGGGAGTCAAGCGCCCTGTTCAACGCCGACCATCATGGGGTGGTGGACCCCGCGCTTCAGTCTCCCATCTCGGGAAGCTACGAGGGGGTGGACCCGGCGGGGCTTTTCTGGTCCATGGTCCCGGTTTCGGGAGATTCCGCCGGAGCCTTTGGGAAGAGCCTAGCGCCCCAGAGGATCACGGTTTCTGCGGAGGCCCAGGGGGTCGCCTTATCCCGCACGGTGGAGAGGCTTCTCATGCTGCCTGGGGTTCAAAGGGTGGAGGTCCGGGATGGCGGGGTGGTGGGCACCCTTTTCCTGCCTCACGGGGAGGGTAGGCGGCCGGCCTTGATCGTGTTGAGCGGCTCCGAGGGGGGCACCTACGAGCCGGCGGCGGCCATATACGCGTCCCACGGCTACGTCACCTTGGCCCTTGCTTACTTCGGCATGGAGGGGCTTCCTCCCGCCCTCGTGGAGATACCCCTTGAGACGGTGGGGCGGGCCATAGAGTGGCTTAAAGCCCATCCCAGGGTGAAGGGCGACGCCATCGGCCTTTGGGGGGCCTCCAAGGGTGCGGAGCTGGCCCTTGTGGCGGCGTCTTACTATCCTGAGGTCAAGGCGGTGGTGGCCAAGTCGCCCAGCGCGGTGGTTTTCGAGGGGACCGGCCCGGAGATGGGGCGGAACCACAGGTCCTCTTGGAGCGTAAAGGGTGAGCCCCTGGCCTTCGTGCCCATCGTTTTCAACCAGGAGCTTTCGGAGAGCTTCTTCGCCGCCATGGCCAAGAAACAACCCTGGGCCACCGCCCCCATGTATGAATACGCGCTTCAGGATAAGGATGCGGTGGAAAGCGCGGCCATAGAGGTGGAGAGGATAAACGGGCCGGTGCTTCTGGTGTCCGGCGGTCAGGACGGGGTGTGGCCCGCGGGCAGGATGTCGCAGATGATCATGGAAAGGCTTAGGTCGAAGGGGCATCCCTTCCCGGATGTGCGCCTTCATTATGAGGTGGCGGGGCACCAGATAAGCGCCCCTTACTCGCCCACCACGGTGAACTGGCTTCAGATCCCAGGAGCCTTTGCCGAGGACCTTGGGGGCTCGCCGGAGGGCAACGCCAGGGCCGCCATGGATTCGTGGCCCAAGATCCTTGAGTTCCTGCGAAGGCACCTGGGGGGCGGGAATTAA
- a CDS encoding N-6 DNA methylase — protein MLNSDGTVRLPDLDNHAMGTIFEELVRRFNEENNEEAGEHWTPRDAVRLMARLIFEPIADVIESGTYLLYDGACGTGGMLTVAEEALFDLANERNKQVSVHLFGQEINAETYAICKADLLLKSLRARARRRITSWADPSIRLSPTTPSPVVPSTSCSPTRLMAKVGRVTWSAWVARQVSRIPALLSNTVEKNSLSLLAPAMVRCYF, from the coding sequence GTGCTAAACAGCGACGGCACCGTCCGGCTGCCTGACCTGGACAATCACGCCATGGGCACCATCTTCGAGGAGCTGGTGCGCCGCTTCAACGAGGAAAACAACGAGGAAGCCGGCGAGCACTGGACACCCCGTGACGCTGTGCGTCTGATGGCCCGTCTCATCTTCGAACCCATTGCGGACGTGATCGAATCGGGAACCTACCTGCTCTACGATGGCGCCTGCGGTACGGGTGGAATGCTCACAGTGGCCGAAGAAGCTCTATTTGATCTGGCAAATGAACGCAACAAGCAGGTCTCGGTGCATCTTTTTGGCCAGGAGATCAACGCCGAAACCTACGCCATCTGCAAGGCCGACCTGCTCCTTAAGTCCTTAAGGGCGAGGGCGAGGCGGCGGATAACATCGTGGGCGGACCCGAGTATTCGACTCTCTCCAACGACGCCTTCCCCGGTCGTACCTTCGACTTCATGCTCTCCAACCCGCCTTATGGCAAAAGTTGGAAGAGTGACCTGGAGCGCATGGGTGGCAAGACAGGTATCAAGGATCCCCGCTTTGTTGTCCAACACCGTGGAGAAGAACTCTCTCTCATTACTCGCTCCAGCGATGGTCAGATGCTATTTTTAG